GGTGTATAGCCTCGCCTCTCGGAGGCGTCCAGAGGCATTCGCGGATTTTTTGCATCTTCGCGAAAAATCCTCCAGCGCCCGCGCCACCAAGGAAGTCAATGCGCGGAAAACACTGAATTCGCTGCGATTTGACCGGTGGTCGAGACCGCGCCAAGCTCGGAGAGCGCGATCAGATGCGCCAGGACGTTGCGCGTCGCCGCCGGAATCAGCGCCGGCGCCACGTCGTAGATTCGCCGCGCCAGCGCCGTCGCATCGGCCGGGCCCTCGCGCAGGGCGGCGAGGATCTGCGCCGTGCGCAGGCGCCGGTGCGCCGCAAGCTCGGAGAGGCGCGCGGCAGGGTCGGCGACCGCTGTGCCATGCGCGGGCAGAAGCTCGGCCGCGCCCAGCCGGTCCAGCCGCGACAGGGTGCGGAAATAGTCGCCCAGATCGCCGTCCGGCGGCGAGATCAGCGTCGAGGACCAGCCCATCACCACGTCGCCGCAGAACACCCGGGCGCCGTCCTGAAAGCTCAGGTGGCCGGCGAAATGGCCGGGCGTGTGCAGCGCCACCAGCCGCCATTCGTCGCTTTCCACCACCGCGCCATCGGCCAGCGCCACGTCGGGGGCAAAGTCGCGGTCCAGCCCCTCGCCGCCGGCGATGCCGCCCTCGGCCGCCAGGCGCTGCATCACGGCCGAGCGTCCGGCCTCGGCCGGGCCGAAGCCCAGGATCGGCGCGCCGGTCGCCTGCGCCAGGGCGCGCGCACCGCCGGAATGGTCCAGATGCGCGTGGGTCACGAAGATATGGCTGATCCGCCCGCCGGCTGCGGCCAGGATCGCCGCGCGATGCGCGGGCAGGTCGGGGCCGGGGTCGATCACCGCGACCTGGTCGTGGCCCAGCAGGAAGGTATTGGTGCCCGGCCCGGTCAGCGGCGAGGGATTGTCGGCGGCAATGATCCGCAGGTCTTTCGTGGCATGTGTCATGCCGCTAACCTAGACGCGGGTCGGCCGGCTTTCCAAGGCCGCAATGAGGCGAAGGGCGATGAATTTCGACTGGCTGAAGCGTTTCATGCCGCGCGGGCTCTATGGCCGCGCCGCGCTGATTCTGTTCCTGCCGGTGGTCGTGGTGACCGTCGTCGTCACCGTCATGTTCCTGCAGCGCCATTTCGAGGACGTGACCCGGCAGATGACCAGCGGCATGACCGGCGAGATCGGCCTAGTCGCGGCGCGGATCGAGGCGGCGCCGGACCTGGCGGCGGCGCGGGCCTCGGCCGATGCGGTGGCCGGGCCGCTGGGGCTGGCGCTGACCCTGCCGGCGCCGACCGCGCGGGGCGACCGGCATGCCTTCTATGACCTCTCGGGGCGCATCGTCATCGCCGAGCTGCACGCGCGCGTGCCCGCGGTCGGGGCGGTGGACCTGGGCCAGCGCCGCGAGGTGCGGGTCACGCTGCGCAGCCGGCATGGCGATTACCTGCTGGTGTTTCCGCGCGCCCGGGTCAGCGCCTCGAACCCGCACCAGCTGCTGGTGCTGATGGTCGGCACCTCGCTGTTGATGACCGCCATCGCGACGATCTTCCTGCGCAACCAGCTGCGGCCGATCCGGCGCCTGGCGCGCGCCGCCGAGGAATATGGCAAGGGCCGCATCATCCCCTATCGCCCGGCCGGGGCCAGCGAGATCCGCAGCGCCGGTACCGCCTTCCTGGAGATGCGCGCCCGCATCGAGCGCCAGAACGAGCAGCGCAAGCAGATGCTCTCGGGCGTCAGCCACGACCTGCGCACGCCGCTGACCCGGCTGCGGCTGGGCCTGTCGATGCTCTCGCCCGATTACCCGCCCGAGCCGGACGAGATCGCGGCGCTGGAAAGCGACGTGGCGGCGATGGGCACCATGGTCGATGCCTTCCTGGACCATGCCCGCGACGCGGCCCAGGACGCGCCGCCGCGATCGGAACCGGCGCTGGATTTCCTGCGCGGCATCGTGGCGGATGCGCAGCGCGGCGGCCAGGACGTGCGGCTGCACGCGCTGACCGGCGACGAATCCGGCCGCGCCACCTTCAGCCGCGACAGCCTGCGCCGCGCCATCGAGAACCTGATCGGCAATGCCGTGCGCTATGGCGAGCGGGCCGAGGTCGATGCCGCGCTGGGGCCGAGCTATTTCCGCATCTCGGTCGAGGACGACGGCCCCGGCATCCCGCCCGAGCGGCGCGAGGAGGCGCTGCGGCCCTTTACCCGGCTCGATCCGGCGAGGAACCAGAACCAGGGCCAGGGCGTCGGTCTGGGCCTGGCCATCGCCGCCGACATCGCCCGCGCCCATGGCGGCCAGTTGCGGCTGGGCGAGGGCGAGCGGCTGGGCGGCTTGCGGGCCGAGATCGTCATTCCGCGCTGAGCGGCGCGGTTGCGGGATGCCCCGCCGCGGGCTAAGCCTGTCACAAAGACATAAGACAGAAGGGATTCCGCGATGCGGGCATTCGTATTTCCGGGGCAGGGCGCCCAGGTCGTCGGCATGGGGCGCGAACTGGCCGAGGCCTGGCCGGCGGCGCGCGCGGTCTTCGACGAGGTGGACGAGGCGCTGGGAGAGAACCTGTCGGAACAGATCTGGAACGGCGACATCGAGACCCTGACCCTGACCCAGAACGCCCAGCCGGCGCTGATGGCGACCTCGCTGGCCGCCTTCCGGGCGCTGGAAGCCGAGGGTTTCGGCATTGCGGACGCGGATTTCGTCGCCGGCCACTCGCTTGGCGAATATTCGGCGCTTTGCGCGGCAGGCGCCCTGAGCCTCGCGGATACCGCGCGGCTGTTGCGCCTGCGCGGCCAGGCCATGCAGGAAGCGGTGCCGGTCGGGCAGGGCGCCATGGCGGCGATCCTGGGCCTCGATTTCGCCGCGGTGGACCAGATCGCGCGCGACGCGGCCGAGGGCGAGGTCTGCCAGGCCGCCAATGACAACGACCCGGCGCAGGTGGTGATCTCGGGGCACAAGGAAGCGGTCGAGCGCGCGGCGGCGCTGGCCAAGGAGCGCGGCGCCAAGCGGGCGCTGATGCTGCCGGTCTCGGCGCCGTTCCATTCGGCGCTGATGCAGCCGGCGGCGGCGGTGATGGCCGAGGCGCTGGCGGCGGTCGAGATCGCCGCCCCCGCCGTGCCGCTGGTCGCCAATGTCCGCGCCGAGCCGGTGACCGAGCCCGGCGCGATCCGCCGGCTGCTGGTCGAGCAGGTGACGGGCTCGGTGCGCTGGCGCGAGTCGGTCGCGTTCCTGGCCGAGGCCGGCGTGACGGAGTTCTGGGAGATCGGCGCCGGCAAGGCGCTGTCGGGGATGATCAAGCGCATCTCGAAAGAGGCGGTGACGCGGCATATCGGCGTGCCGGCGGATATCGCGGCGCTGAAGGCATAAGGGGGCTCCGCCCCCATCCCTGCGGGATTCCCCCGGGGTATTTGGAAAACGGAGAAGAGCTTGATGTTTGATCTGACGGGCAGGAATGCGCTGGTGACCGGGGCCTCGGGCGGGATCGGCGGCGCGGTGGCCGAGGCGCTGCATGCCGCCGGCGCCACGGTGGCGCTGTCGGGCACGCGCGAGGCGCCGCTGCGCGAGCTGGCCGAGAAGCTGGGCGCGCGGGCGCATGTCGTGACCGCGAACCTGGCGGATGCCGCCGCCGTCGAGGCGCTGCCCAGGGCGGCGGCCGAGGCCATGGGCTCGGTCGATGTGCTGGTCAACAATGCCGGCATCACCCGCGACAACCTGTTCATGCGCATGTCGGACGAGGAATGGGCGCAGGTGATCGAGGTGAACCTGACCTCGAGCTTCCGGCTGTGCCGGGCGGTGCTGCGCGGCATGATGAAGGCGCGCTGGGGCCGGATCGTGAACATCGGCTCGGTCGTCGGCGCCACCGGCAACCCGGGGCAGGGCAATTACGCCGCCGCCAAGGCCGGCCTCGTGGGCATGTCGAAGAGCCTGGCCTATGAGGTCGCCTCGCGCGGGATCACGGTGAATTGCGTCGCGCCCGGCTTCATCGAGACGGCGATGACCGACAAGCTGAACGACGAGCAGAAGGGCCGCCTCCTGACGCAGATCCCGGCCGGCCGCATGGGTTCCGCGCAGGAGATCGCCGCGGCGGTGCTGTATCTGGCCAGCCCCGAGGCGGGCTATGTCACCGGCGCGACCCTGCATGTCAACGGCGGCATGGCGATGCTTTGATCGTGGTTTATGCGGGTTGCAAGATCACGTCTCCGTGCTATATCCCGCACACAAGGCTGCAGGGGAACCGCCCTGGGCTGCGCCCGGCCTTGGGCCGGACCATTCTGGGCGGATGCCCGCGAAAACGAGGAAGAGACATGAGCGATATCGCTGATCGCGTGAAGAAAATCGTCGTCGAGCACCTGGGTGTCGATGAGGACAAGGTGACCGAGACCGCCTCGTTCATCGACGATCTCGGCGCCGACTCGCTGGACACCGTGGAACTGGTCATGGCGTTCGAAGAGGAATTCGGCATCGAGATCCCGGATGATGCCGCCGAGACCATCCAGACCTTCGGCGATGCCGTGAAGTTCATTCAGGGCGCGGTCTGATCCCTTCCGGGGACTGTTTCCAGGGGCGGTGCTTCCGATGCGGAAGCGCCGCCCTTTTCTTTTTGTTTTCGCGGAACTGCCGGCATCTTCCGCCCGTTTAGGCGGCGAACCTGTAGAAAGGAGAATGCCTTATGGCAGTCAACGTCCAGGGTCTCAGCGACAATGCCCGCAAGACCGCCATCGCCGAACTGAACGCGCGCCTCGCCGATGCCGTGGCGCTGTCGGCCGCGATCAAGCAGGCGCATTGGAACGTCAAGGGCCGCAACTTCATCGCCGTGCACGAGCTGTTCGATACCGTCTTTGCCAACCTTCAGGTGCATGTCGATACCATGGCCGAGCGCGTGCAGGTGCTGGACGGCGTGGCCGTCGGCACGGTCGAGAAGGTGGCCAAGGCCAGCACGCTGAAGGAATACCCGACCGACCTGACCAAGGCCGAGGACCATATCAAGGCGGTCTGCGAGCGGATGCGCGATTACGGCAAGAAGGTGCGCGAGGCCATCGACACCACCGACGAGGCCGGCGACGCCGATACCGCCGACCTGTTCACCGCCGCCTCGCGCACCGCCGACAAGGACCTGTGGTTCATGGAAAGCCACCTGGAATAGGCGGCGCGCCAGAGGCGGAAAGACGGGGCCGGTCGCGGCCCCGTTTCCGTTTTCACTTCGGCATCGGCGCGGTGATGCCCTCGACATAGAAATTCATGCCGCGCAGCTCCTCGTCGCTGGCCGTCTGGCCCTCGGCCAGCCAGTCGCTGCCGTCCTGCTTCTTCAGCGGTCCGGTGAAGGGGTGGTATTCGCCCGAGGCGATCTTCGCCTTCAGCGCCTCGGCCTCGGCCTTGACCTCGGCGGGCACGGCCTCGGTGATCTCGCCGATCTCGACCTCGCCCTCGCCGATGCCCAGCCAGACCGAATGCGATGTCCAGGTCCCGTCCAGCACTTCGCCGACGCGCTTGATGTAATAGGGCGCCCAGTTGTCGATGATCGACGAGACGCGCGGCGTCGGCTTGAAGGCCGCCATGTCGCTGGCCTGGCCGAAGCCGATGGCGCCGGCCTCCTGCGCCTTGGCGAGCGGCGCGGTCGAGTCGGTGTGCTGCAGGATCACGTCCACGCCCTCGGCGATCAGCGCGGCGGCGGCGTCGGCCTCTTTCGCGGGGTCGAACCAGGTATAGGCCCAGACCACCTTCATCTCGACATCCGGGTTCACCTTCTTGGCGTGCAGGTAGGAGCTGTTGATGCCCTGCACCACCTCGGGGATCGGGAACGAGCCGATATAGCCGATCTTGTTCGACTTGGTCATGCGCCCGGCGATGGTGCCCATGACGGCGCGGCCCTCGTAGAAGCGGGCGTCATAGGTCGCCAGGTTCTCGGCGGTCTTGTAGCCGGTGGCGTGCTCGAACTTCACGTCGGGGAATTTCTTCGCCACGTTCACGGTCGCGTCCATGAAGCCGAAGCTGGTGGTGAAGATCAGCTTGTGGCCCGACAGCGCCAGCTGGGTGATGGCGCGCTCGGCATCGGCGCCCTCGGGGACCGACTCGATGAAGGTGGTCTCGACGCGGTCGCCGTATTTTTCCACCACCGCCTTGCGGGCCAGGTCGTGCTGGAAGGTCCAGCCGCCGTCGCCGACCGGGCCGACATAGATGAAGCCGACCTTCAGCTTTTCACCTTGGGCAAAGCCGGGCAGGGCCGAGACGGCGACCAGCGCGGCGGCGCTGCCAAGAAGGGTTCTGCGTTTCATCCGGGTCTCCTGAATAAGGCGCTAGCGCAGCGCGTGGAAGGACCGCCCGAGCGAGCCAGGGGCAGATCCCCCGCCCGAGCGGCCGAATTTCTGCCGGGCCGAGATCAGCACCAGCACGAGGATCGTGGCGAGATAGGGCGCCATGCTGAGCAGCTGCACCGGCACCGCGACCCCGGCCGCCTGCAGGCGCAGCTGCAGCACGGTGACGCCACCGAAGAGCCAGGCCCCGGCCAGGACGCCCCAGGGGTTCCATTGCGCAAAGACCACGATGGCGAGCGCGATCCAGCCGGCGCCGGCGGTCATGCCCTCGGTCCATTGCAGCACCGTGGCGATCGAGACATAGGCCCCGCCCATGCCCGCCATGGCGCCGCCGAAACCGATGGCGGCGATGCGCACGGTGCGCACCGGATAGCCAAGCGCATGGGCGGCGTCGTGGTTCTCGCCCACTGCGCGCAGGATCAGGCCGGGGCGGGTGCGGACCAGGAACCACCAGACCGCCGGCACCAGCGCCAGGCCCAGCCAGATCATGCCGTTCAGTCCCAGCGGCCCGGCCATCATCGCCGGCGCCTTGACGCCCTCGTAGGGCTTGCCGAACATCGCGGTCAGCCCCAGGCCGAACAGCACCAGCGCCAGGCCGGTCGCGACCTGGTTCGACAGCAGGTATTGCGTCATCACCGCGAACAGCATCGACAGCGCCGCCCCCGCCAGCGCCGCCACGGCAAAGCCGACCGCCGGACTGCCGCTGGCATGGGCGGCGGCGAAACCGGCCAGCGCGCCGCCGATCATCATGCCCTCGACGCCCAGGTTCAGCACGCCGGCGCGCTCGACGACCAGCTCGCCCAGGGCCGCGAACAGGATCGGCGTCGCGGCGCCCATCAGCAGAATCAGGACGGTCATCATGCGCGCCTCCGGATGCGATAGCGGGTCAGGATGTCGAAACCGAGCAGGAAGAACAGCAGCATGCCCTGGAACACCTGCACCGTGGCGGCGGGCAGGTTCAGCATCATCTGTGCCAGCTCGCCGCCGATATAGGTCAGCGCCATCAGCAGTCCCGCCAGCAGGATGCCCAAGGGATGCAGCCGGCCCAGGAAGGCCACGATGATCGCGGTGAAACCATAGCCCGAGCCGAAGCTTTCGGTGATCTGGCCGGCAGGCCCCGCGACCTCGAACAGACCCGCCAGGCCCGCCAGCGCGCCCGAGACGCCCAGGCACAGCGCCACCAGCCGCTCGGGGCGCACGCCGGCGAAGCGCGCGGCGCGCGGCGCGGCGCCGGCGGTGCGGATCTGGAAGCCCAGGACATGGCGCGACATCACGAACCAGGTCAGCGCCAGCGCCACCCCGGCCGCGACCACGCCCCAATGCAGGCCGGTGCCGGCGACCAGCTCGGGATTCGCGGCCGCCTCGTATTGCTGCAGGTTGCGCGAGCCGGGAAAATTGAAGCCCTCGGGGTTCTTCATCGGCCCGAAGGCCATCCAGGCGGCGATCTTCTGCGCGACATAGACCAGCATCAGCGAGACGAGGATTTCCGAGGCGCCGAACCAGTTCCGCAGCAGCGCCGGGATCATGCCCCAGGCCCAGCCGCCCGCCGCGCCGGCGACGATCATCGCCGGAAAGATCCA
This portion of the Paracoccus sp. N5 genome encodes:
- a CDS encoding MBL fold metallo-hydrolase; translation: MTHATKDLRIIAADNPSPLTGPGTNTFLLGHDQVAVIDPGPDLPAHRAAILAAAGGRISHIFVTHAHLDHSGGARALAQATGAPILGFGPAEAGRSAVMQRLAAEGGIAGGEGLDRDFAPDVALADGAVVESDEWRLVALHTPGHFAGHLSFQDGARVFCGDVVMGWSSTLISPPDGDLGDYFRTLSRLDRLGAAELLPAHGTAVADPAARLSELAAHRRLRTAQILAALREGPADATALARRIYDVAPALIPAATRNVLAHLIALSELGAVSTTGQIAANSVFSAH
- a CDS encoding ATP-binding protein, encoding MNFDWLKRFMPRGLYGRAALILFLPVVVVTVVVTVMFLQRHFEDVTRQMTSGMTGEIGLVAARIEAAPDLAAARASADAVAGPLGLALTLPAPTARGDRHAFYDLSGRIVIAELHARVPAVGAVDLGQRREVRVTLRSRHGDYLLVFPRARVSASNPHQLLVLMVGTSLLMTAIATIFLRNQLRPIRRLARAAEEYGKGRIIPYRPAGASEIRSAGTAFLEMRARIERQNEQRKQMLSGVSHDLRTPLTRLRLGLSMLSPDYPPEPDEIAALESDVAAMGTMVDAFLDHARDAAQDAPPRSEPALDFLRGIVADAQRGGQDVRLHALTGDESGRATFSRDSLRRAIENLIGNAVRYGERAEVDAALGPSYFRISVEDDGPGIPPERREEALRPFTRLDPARNQNQGQGVGLGLAIAADIARAHGGQLRLGEGERLGGLRAEIVIPR
- the fabD gene encoding ACP S-malonyltransferase, encoding MRAFVFPGQGAQVVGMGRELAEAWPAARAVFDEVDEALGENLSEQIWNGDIETLTLTQNAQPALMATSLAAFRALEAEGFGIADADFVAGHSLGEYSALCAAGALSLADTARLLRLRGQAMQEAVPVGQGAMAAILGLDFAAVDQIARDAAEGEVCQAANDNDPAQVVISGHKEAVERAAALAKERGAKRALMLPVSAPFHSALMQPAAAVMAEALAAVEIAAPAVPLVANVRAEPVTEPGAIRRLLVEQVTGSVRWRESVAFLAEAGVTEFWEIGAGKALSGMIKRISKEAVTRHIGVPADIAALKA
- the fabG gene encoding 3-oxoacyl-ACP reductase FabG; amino-acid sequence: MFDLTGRNALVTGASGGIGGAVAEALHAAGATVALSGTREAPLRELAEKLGARAHVVTANLADAAAVEALPRAAAEAMGSVDVLVNNAGITRDNLFMRMSDEEWAQVIEVNLTSSFRLCRAVLRGMMKARWGRIVNIGSVVGATGNPGQGNYAAAKAGLVGMSKSLAYEVASRGITVNCVAPGFIETAMTDKLNDEQKGRLLTQIPAGRMGSAQEIAAAVLYLASPEAGYVTGATLHVNGGMAML
- a CDS encoding acyl carrier protein translates to MSDIADRVKKIVVEHLGVDEDKVTETASFIDDLGADSLDTVELVMAFEEEFGIEIPDDAAETIQTFGDAVKFIQGAV
- the dps gene encoding DNA starvation/stationary phase protection protein Dps; this translates as MAVNVQGLSDNARKTAIAELNARLADAVALSAAIKQAHWNVKGRNFIAVHELFDTVFANLQVHVDTMAERVQVLDGVAVGTVEKVAKASTLKEYPTDLTKAEDHIKAVCERMRDYGKKVREAIDTTDEAGDADTADLFTAASRTADKDLWFMESHLE
- a CDS encoding BMP family ABC transporter substrate-binding protein; its protein translation is MKRRTLLGSAAALVAVSALPGFAQGEKLKVGFIYVGPVGDGGWTFQHDLARKAVVEKYGDRVETTFIESVPEGADAERAITQLALSGHKLIFTTSFGFMDATVNVAKKFPDVKFEHATGYKTAENLATYDARFYEGRAVMGTIAGRMTKSNKIGYIGSFPIPEVVQGINSSYLHAKKVNPDVEMKVVWAYTWFDPAKEADAAAALIAEGVDVILQHTDSTAPLAKAQEAGAIGFGQASDMAAFKPTPRVSSIIDNWAPYYIKRVGEVLDGTWTSHSVWLGIGEGEVEIGEITEAVPAEVKAEAEALKAKIASGEYHPFTGPLKKQDGSDWLAEGQTASDEELRGMNFYVEGITAPMPK
- a CDS encoding ABC transporter permease → MMTVLILLMGAATPILFAALGELVVERAGVLNLGVEGMMIGGALAGFAAAHASGSPAVGFAVAALAGAALSMLFAVMTQYLLSNQVATGLALVLFGLGLTAMFGKPYEGVKAPAMMAGPLGLNGMIWLGLALVPAVWWFLVRTRPGLILRAVGENHDAAHALGYPVRTVRIAAIGFGGAMAGMGGAYVSIATVLQWTEGMTAGAGWIALAIVVFAQWNPWGVLAGAWLFGGVTVLQLRLQAAGVAVPVQLLSMAPYLATILVLVLISARQKFGRSGGGSAPGSLGRSFHALR
- a CDS encoding ABC transporter permease produces the protein MFRLEPRASAPLGWQIATPVLAVLATMLVGGLLFAAMGFDPLAAIRTIFWDPLFGPASGYSRPQLLVKAGPLILIACGLALGFRAGIWNIGAEGQYIIGAICGAAVALAAYPLDAFWIFPAMIVAGAAGGWAWGMIPALLRNWFGASEILVSLMLVYVAQKIAAWMAFGPMKNPEGFNFPGSRNLQQYEAAANPELVAGTGLHWGVVAAGVALALTWFVMSRHVLGFQIRTAGAAPRAARFAGVRPERLVALCLGVSGALAGLAGLFEVAGPAGQITESFGSGYGFTAIIVAFLGRLHPLGILLAGLLMALTYIGGELAQMMLNLPAATVQVFQGMLLFFLLGFDILTRYRIRRRA